One segment of Megachile rotundata isolate GNS110a chromosome 6, iyMegRotu1, whole genome shotgun sequence DNA contains the following:
- the Scamp gene encoding secretory carrier membrane protein isoform X2, producing MDVSSLVPAGFQAGQVDLCEVQAGYNKFSENLRKFTPQAIQCAIFCGGSRCKYENPRAWRPVHMAIQNIFSHWVTDDVLAMARPNTAQIIKKDIIAQFQGWSIKTIINLQTPGEHASCGGPLEESGFTYDPNIFMKNGIYYYNFALKDYGDATMSKLLDMVKVVAFAVQEGRVAIHCHAGLGRTGVLIACYLIYSLRVRANDAIRFVRMKRPSAIQTRGQILCIQEFEHFVLPQMIVFPLSSAIGDRKPCSLQSHLRKQHNILHGYEQRTFKHIPKIVFTICERILQLCDCQDDNSPCEITYTVSSTSFTNKFISHFLEKLRDTKGNIKHSYSWAESLADSYDCSSSAKACASSSQASSRDTSDDIGRLSDVFCTSPDTPSCDSTFPGLDDNYVDDVLGDGIHGQDLADNDCYKEIQSHMNLQAAAKNAAVETVSTDVAIKALIRDNALLADKTKKRLQDYQMDLNHRSTAWQRLQMETDLDILSGLLFEWLETLKHPLLDVDSLSYIVVWSSKPQQCLEKLATSNKYLLEYLLRFISRLRPMTAESQSLITKRFMATLTQQSIWLRNSFYPSNKNFQKLRRGTAAKLNEFFIRLMNLIEEVNTQEMEKPPWSSKWELVSTQLRQMEKQTIDEKVD from the exons ATGGACGTGAGTTCGCTAGTACCGGCTGGTTTTCAAGCGGGGCAAGTGGATCTCTGCGAGGTCCAGGCGggctataataaattttctgagaATTTGCGAAAATTCACCCCTCAAGCAATTCAGTGCGCGATTTTTTGCGGTGGTTCTAGGTGCAAATATGAAAATCCAAGAGCCTGGCGGCCTGTGCACATGGCAATACAGAACATCTTTTCGCATTG GGTGACAGACGACGTTCTCGCGATGGCACGGCCAAACACCGCACAAATCATAAAAAAAGACATAATTGCCCAGTTTCAAGGGTGGAGTATAAAAACCATAATAAACCTGCAAACGCCGGGTGAGCATGCGAGCTGCGGCGGCCCCCTCGAGGAAAGCGGTTTCACTTACGACCCGAATATCTTCATGAAAAATGGCA TTTACTATTACAATTTTGCATTGAAGGACTACGGGGACGCGACCATGAGCAAACTTTTGGATATGGTCAAGGTCGTGGCCTTCGCCGTACAGGAAGGAAGAGTGGCAATTCATTGTCACGCTG GTCTAGGTAGAACCGGCGTCCTGATCGCATGCTACCTTATTTATAGTCTTCGGGTTAGAGCAAACGACGCCATAAGGTTCGTTCGAATGAAACGACCATCCGCTATTCAAACGCGAGGGCAGATACTCTGTATACAAGAGTTTGAGCACTTCGTGCTTCCTCAAATGATAGTTTTCCCTCTCAGTAGCGCCATAGGCGATCGCAAACCTTGCAGCTTGCAATCTCACCTAAGAAAACAGCATAACATTCTACATGGATACGAGCAACGTACTTTTAAACACATCCCGAAG ATCGTGTTCACGATATGCGAGCGAATTCTCCAGTTGTGCGATTGTCAGGACGATAATTCTCCGTGTGAAATTACGTACACGGTATCCAGCACGTCTTTCACGAACAAGTTCATATCTCATTTCTTGGAGAAGCTGCGGGACACCAAAGGGAACATTAAGCATTCTTATTCCTGGGCCGAGTCACTCGCCGATTCCTACGACTGTTCTA GTTCAGCGAAAGCGTGTGCAAGTAGCAGTCAAGCGTCTTCGAGAGACACCTCAGATGACATTGGAAGATTAAGTGACGTGTTCTGTACATCCCCTGATACTCCATCCTGTGATTCTACTTTTCCAG GCCTAGATGATAACTACGTGGACGACGTTCTCGGAGATGGAATCCACGGACAGGATCTCGCGGACAACGATTGCTACAAAGAGATCCAATCTCATATGAACCTGCAGGCCGCCGCAAAAAATGCCGCCGTGGAAACTGTGAGCACCGATGTGGCGATCAAGGCGCTGATCAGAGACAATGCGTTGCTGGCTGATAAAACGAAGAAACGTTTGCAGGATTATCAG ATGGATCTGAATCATCGTTCCACGGCTTGGCAACGATTACAAATGGAAACCGATTTGGACATCTTATCGGGATTATTGTTCGAGTGGTTGGAAACACTGAAACATCCTTTGCTCGATGTTGACAGTCTAAGTTACATCGTCGTGTGGAGCTCCAAGCCTCAACAATGTCTCGAAAAGCTTGCTACTTCTAACAAGTACTTGTTAGAGTATCTTCTACGATTCATTAGTAGACTGAGACCCATGACTGCTGAAAGCCAGAGTTTGATAACGAAGAGATTCATGGCTACCCTCACGCAGCAAAGTATCTGGCTCAGGAACTCCTTTTATCCTTCCA ATAAAAACTTTCAAAAGCTGCGACGAGGGACAGCAGCGAAACTCAATGAATTCTTTATCAGGCTGATGAACTTGATAGAAGAAGTAAACACGCAGGAAATGGAGAAACCACCGTGGTCTTCGAAATGGGAATTGGTTTCTACTCAATTACGACAAATGGAGAAACAAACGATCGACGAGAAagttgattaa
- the Scamp gene encoding secretory carrier membrane protein isoform X1 — translation MNTCKTLRVTLLPLLFAPKWLTLLINHATKRYFATLQDLFFRMDVSSLVPAGFQAGQVDLCEVQAGYNKFSENLRKFTPQAIQCAIFCGGSRCKYENPRAWRPVHMAIQNIFSHWVTDDVLAMARPNTAQIIKKDIIAQFQGWSIKTIINLQTPGEHASCGGPLEESGFTYDPNIFMKNGIYYYNFALKDYGDATMSKLLDMVKVVAFAVQEGRVAIHCHAGLGRTGVLIACYLIYSLRVRANDAIRFVRMKRPSAIQTRGQILCIQEFEHFVLPQMIVFPLSSAIGDRKPCSLQSHLRKQHNILHGYEQRTFKHIPKIVFTICERILQLCDCQDDNSPCEITYTVSSTSFTNKFISHFLEKLRDTKGNIKHSYSWAESLADSYDCSSSAKACASSSQASSRDTSDDIGRLSDVFCTSPDTPSCDSTFPGLDDNYVDDVLGDGIHGQDLADNDCYKEIQSHMNLQAAAKNAAVETVSTDVAIKALIRDNALLADKTKKRLQDYQMDLNHRSTAWQRLQMETDLDILSGLLFEWLETLKHPLLDVDSLSYIVVWSSKPQQCLEKLATSNKYLLEYLLRFISRLRPMTAESQSLITKRFMATLTQQSIWLRNSFYPSNKNFQKLRRGTAAKLNEFFIRLMNLIEEVNTQEMEKPPWSSKWELVSTQLRQMEKQTIDEKVD, via the exons ATGAACACGTGCAAAACGCTGCGAGTAACGTTGCTGCCACTGCTGTTCGCACCCAAATGGCTAACGCTGCTAATCAACCACGCTACTAAGCGTTATTTTGCCACACTCCAAGATTTATTCTTCAG AATGGACGTGAGTTCGCTAGTACCGGCTGGTTTTCAAGCGGGGCAAGTGGATCTCTGCGAGGTCCAGGCGggctataataaattttctgagaATTTGCGAAAATTCACCCCTCAAGCAATTCAGTGCGCGATTTTTTGCGGTGGTTCTAGGTGCAAATATGAAAATCCAAGAGCCTGGCGGCCTGTGCACATGGCAATACAGAACATCTTTTCGCATTG GGTGACAGACGACGTTCTCGCGATGGCACGGCCAAACACCGCACAAATCATAAAAAAAGACATAATTGCCCAGTTTCAAGGGTGGAGTATAAAAACCATAATAAACCTGCAAACGCCGGGTGAGCATGCGAGCTGCGGCGGCCCCCTCGAGGAAAGCGGTTTCACTTACGACCCGAATATCTTCATGAAAAATGGCA TTTACTATTACAATTTTGCATTGAAGGACTACGGGGACGCGACCATGAGCAAACTTTTGGATATGGTCAAGGTCGTGGCCTTCGCCGTACAGGAAGGAAGAGTGGCAATTCATTGTCACGCTG GTCTAGGTAGAACCGGCGTCCTGATCGCATGCTACCTTATTTATAGTCTTCGGGTTAGAGCAAACGACGCCATAAGGTTCGTTCGAATGAAACGACCATCCGCTATTCAAACGCGAGGGCAGATACTCTGTATACAAGAGTTTGAGCACTTCGTGCTTCCTCAAATGATAGTTTTCCCTCTCAGTAGCGCCATAGGCGATCGCAAACCTTGCAGCTTGCAATCTCACCTAAGAAAACAGCATAACATTCTACATGGATACGAGCAACGTACTTTTAAACACATCCCGAAG ATCGTGTTCACGATATGCGAGCGAATTCTCCAGTTGTGCGATTGTCAGGACGATAATTCTCCGTGTGAAATTACGTACACGGTATCCAGCACGTCTTTCACGAACAAGTTCATATCTCATTTCTTGGAGAAGCTGCGGGACACCAAAGGGAACATTAAGCATTCTTATTCCTGGGCCGAGTCACTCGCCGATTCCTACGACTGTTCTA GTTCAGCGAAAGCGTGTGCAAGTAGCAGTCAAGCGTCTTCGAGAGACACCTCAGATGACATTGGAAGATTAAGTGACGTGTTCTGTACATCCCCTGATACTCCATCCTGTGATTCTACTTTTCCAG GCCTAGATGATAACTACGTGGACGACGTTCTCGGAGATGGAATCCACGGACAGGATCTCGCGGACAACGATTGCTACAAAGAGATCCAATCTCATATGAACCTGCAGGCCGCCGCAAAAAATGCCGCCGTGGAAACTGTGAGCACCGATGTGGCGATCAAGGCGCTGATCAGAGACAATGCGTTGCTGGCTGATAAAACGAAGAAACGTTTGCAGGATTATCAG ATGGATCTGAATCATCGTTCCACGGCTTGGCAACGATTACAAATGGAAACCGATTTGGACATCTTATCGGGATTATTGTTCGAGTGGTTGGAAACACTGAAACATCCTTTGCTCGATGTTGACAGTCTAAGTTACATCGTCGTGTGGAGCTCCAAGCCTCAACAATGTCTCGAAAAGCTTGCTACTTCTAACAAGTACTTGTTAGAGTATCTTCTACGATTCATTAGTAGACTGAGACCCATGACTGCTGAAAGCCAGAGTTTGATAACGAAGAGATTCATGGCTACCCTCACGCAGCAAAGTATCTGGCTCAGGAACTCCTTTTATCCTTCCA ATAAAAACTTTCAAAAGCTGCGACGAGGGACAGCAGCGAAACTCAATGAATTCTTTATCAGGCTGATGAACTTGATAGAAGAAGTAAACACGCAGGAAATGGAGAAACCACCGTGGTCTTCGAAATGGGAATTGGTTTCTACTCAATTACGACAAATGGAGAAACAAACGATCGACGAGAAagttgattaa
- the LOC100878895 gene encoding DNA helicase MCM9, with the protein MFKEYLLRNHRQELEEILDNLDVSGFYSIYINFVSLFEFDTDIAQKILQYPRYYLPLCDESAMEAQQEIAKSEQVVKKKVRIRVTAVPLTVDQGQIGQLVSTSGIIVRMSQPTVLKLVQRYICKKCKHINHIKYEWERQDFGEASECEACNATKLKAINDFDVEDSSDCQEIRVQEKSRTDTRYLIEELKITLLDDLVDKCRPGDYVEISGIIVRIWGPLEVGERLEATTMMLANSVTVRRKISDTSSTQEMKDIFRSYWDNYSDNPLLGRDNILASICPQLYGMYIPKLSLAVVLAGGVTKYNENGTRVRGEPHLLLVGDPGTGKSKLLRAATRLAVRSVFTTGVGSTAAGLTATAVRDSDGWHLEAGALVLADGGICCVDEFTTMSSHDRTSVHEAMEQQTISIAKAGLVSTLNSRCSVIAAINPSGGQFAENEDEEWETSLGDPLLSRFDLILLLKDNRNPEWDKLTSDHILKAACEANESLVQIDSKNHFELLKTEGLWKEDSLREYLAHIHSLQPVLTKEAEMVLRATYLYHRSHPDRREERTTVRLLDSLIRLAEGHARLMYRSQIEIMDAIFVAKLVGTESNAKVDPGCSFPTDPIATYRLEGKKLLRTIGLQNLESLL; encoded by the exons ATGTTCAAAGAGTATTTATTGAGGAACCATCGACAGGAATTGGAAGAAATTTTGGACAACTTGGATGTCAGCGGTTTCTATTCGATTTACATAAA CTTTGTATCTTTATTTGAGTTTGATACGGACATAGCGcagaaaattttacaatatcccAGATACTACTTACCGCTATGCGATGAATCAGCGATGGAAGCTCAGCAGGAAATAGCAAAATCAGAACAAGTTGTCAAAAAAAAA GTACGCATCAGAGTTACTGCTGTACCACTGACAGTAGACCAAGGACAAATTGGGCAACTTGTTTCAACAAGTGGTATCATAGTAAGAATGTCCCAACCTACAGTATTGAAGCTTGTTCAAAGATACATATGCAAGAAGTGCAAGCACATTAATCATATTAAA TATGAATGGGAGAGACAAGATTTTGGAGAAGCTTCAGAGTGTGAAGCATGCAATGCTACAAAGTTAAAAGCTATTAATGATTTTGATGTAGAAGATTCCTCTGATTGTCAAGAAATAAGAGTACAA GAGAAAAGTAGAACTGATACTAGATACTtgattgaagaactgaagatcACTCTGTTGGATGATTTGGTTGATAAATGTAGACCAGGAGATTATGTTGAAATTAG TGGTATAATTGTAAGAATATGGGGACCCTTAGAAGTTGGAGAACGTTTAGAAGCAACAACCATGATGTTAGCAAACAGTGTAACAGTACGACGTAAAATATCTGATACATCCTCCACCCAGGAGATGAAAGACATTTTCAGAAGTTACTGGGACAACTACAGTGACAATCCTCTGCTCGGTAGAGACAATATTCTTGCATCAATTTGTCCTCAG CTCTACGGAATGTACATCCCAAAGTTATCTCTAGCCGTGGTCCTAGCTGGTGGTGTGACGAAATACAACGAAAACG GAACCCGTGTACGCGGAGAGCCACATCTTCTGTTAGTCGGCGATCCAGGAACCGGCAAATCCAAATTGCTTCGCGCCGCAACTCGTTTGGCTGTAAGATCTGTTTTTACGACCGGCGTTGGGTCAACTGCAGCAGGTCTTACAGCGACTGCTGTCAGG GACTCGGACGGCTGGCACTTAGAAGCTGGAGCATTGGTATTAGCTGATGGTGGAATTTGCTGCGTGGATGAATTCACAACGATGAGTTCACACGACAGAACAAGCGTGCACGAGGCCATGGAACAACAAACAATATCCATCGCCAAAGCTGGATTAGTCAGCACGTTAAATTCGAGATGTTCGGTGATCGCAGCCATCAATCCGTCTGGTGGTCAATTTGCAGAAAACGAGGACGAAGAATGGGAAACGAGCTTGGGCGATCCTCTTCTGTCTCGTTTCGACTTGATATTGCTTCTGAAGGATAACAGAAATCCAGAGTGGGATAAATTAACGTCAGATCACATTCTAAAAGCTGCTTGCGAAGCTAACGAAAGCCTGGTGCAAAT AGATTCGAAGAACCATTTCGAACTTTTGAAGACGGAGGGATTATGGAAGGAGGATAGTTTGAGGGAATACTTGGCACACATTCATTCGCTGCAACCAGTACTGACGAAAGAAGCAGAAATGGTACTCAGAGCAACTTATCTTTATCATAGATCACACCCGGATAGAAGGGAAGAAAGAACGACTGTGCGACTTTTAGACAGTCTGATAAG GCTAGCTGAGGGACATGCACGATTAATGTACAGGTCGCAAATCGAGATTATGGATGCCATTTTTGTTGCAAAATTGGTTGGAACAGAATCAAACGCGAAGGTAGATCCTGGTTGTTCGTTCCCAACGGATCCGATTGCCACTTATCGATTAGAAG GTAAAAAATTACTCAGAACTAttggtttgcaaaatttagaaagtttattGTAA